The genomic segment gggaaaaaagccatcacaatgttaaacagcattttatgggaTCAATccatcagcaaaaaaaaaacaaaaagaggatatatgagactatagtaaaaagtatcactttatacagctgtgaggtatggccacttaaagaaagaacactggcaacgctaagagcgacggaaatggatttttggagaagagccgcaggaagatctagaagagaaaggattaccaaagaacgcattagagaaataatggaaatcaaacgaacaatcacagatgacctaacaacaaaacaaacttatctggttcggacacatatgAAAAATGGACGAACAAtgaataccaaaagaaatattaaaatggcaaccagaaggaaagagaaaacgaggtagaccgagaaaaagttggagcgaaggaataaataaacaactgagagagagggccatagaagaagacctatggaaaAACCGGACTAAGTGGCTATTGGAAGTCGGAAAcagcggagaacgttataaaccgacaagtagtagtagtagtagtagtattggAAAAACTTAACCACAAAGAAATAGTTTTAGTTCATTTCCTGTTTCTtggatgttttaaaaatatttttgttctaaaCTTCTATTTTTTAAAACTCTTAATTAAATCTGAATCTTTAATAATTCCTttacaattttataatatttgtaaCCAATAGGTAAGTTGAGTTTAAgtcaatgaaaatattttaaggaTAAGTAGAAATAAATTAAGGTAATTTTTCTACTTTTTGGTTCATATCAGTAAATAAAAACGAGAATAACAGTGACCAAAGTATCGAGGTCTGATATATTTCTATTATCACCAGCAATTATTAATACTCTTTTCTGTATTTGCCAATACTACTCGTGTCTTCAACTTACATaacttttacaatttttatatactCGTCCTTTTATTCAATTTCCCGCCACAATGCGTCTCGGCGTTCTCTATCAAGAGTTTCCTAATATTAATCAATACTATGTGAACGTTGGTTAAATTTATTTATTCGTATATTTTTCCTTTGTCccctttataataaaaattttatgtactTCCTAATAACAGAAGTTTCCATTACAGTAGATTTTAgaagatttcttttttttaaagtattaatTATTATTCTTTATATCTTTGTAGCAGGCGCAATAAGTTTTATAATTCAcataatttaatgtttttttttctgtttaagcTGGAGGCTACGGAGGATATGGAGGTGGCTATGGGTATGGAGGCGGATATGCTGGTGGGTATGCAGGCGGATATGCAGGTGGTTATGGAGGCTATGGAGGAGGAATTGGGTATGGAGGATACGGAGGAGGTTACGGAGGAGGTTACGGAGGAGGTGTTGGAATAGTCAAAGTAATAAATACTGGACCTCCACCGCCGCCTATTCTACCTCCACCACCACCACCAGCACCAGTCAAAATCATCAAGATCGTTAATGGCGGAGGCTATGGAGGCGGTTACGGTTTTGGAGGCGGTTATGGCTATGGAGGAGGCTATGGTTATGGTGGTGGTATTGGAGTTGGTGGATATGGAGGTCTCCCACCACCACCACCACCACCAGCTGTCAAAGTTGTTAGGGTTGTAACTACGGGAGGCGGATGGAACCCaggtaataaaaaatttaatggaatatctgaaaatataaaaattattatatacatattagCCCACTAATATAGCGCCACTGATAACAAATAAAATTCAGAAATAATTAACTTTTAAACGTTTCAAAAAAGATGGAATTCTTGGTGTGGATAAAGCATATCGTCCTGATGTGAAAAATgcttttgtgtgtgtgtgtgtgtgtgtgtgtgtgtgtgtgtgtgtgtgtgtgtgtgttttgttttatggcactggaactaagccaattagccagaacaaAAAAATGCTTTTCGACAAAGCAATGATTTACTACTAAGTGTTACTTGGACTCTGCTTCGTCGTAAACAACAGATAAAAGAATGTACGCGAGCTTTCAATGCGATCGTACATACACAACTGATAATAAAATTTATGTGATAGTAGAAAATAATGATAGTGATAATATGTAATACGTAGATGATGTAGATAGAAAATAAGATAGTCGGCCAAATTTTACATGAGCAATGAgcaatttgtattttttatagcataaaatgtattaaaaacaagTTCCTTGTGTACCTAAAGTTGATCAAGGTAACCAAACAGTAATGTAGAATATAAGACAGCctgttttacaaattttaaaggtTGTGTAGATATATTTGAATATAACTAAATCaattaatttcaaaaaaaataaaaattaaagcccAGATACAAACTTGCCTATACAAAGTATAAATTTATTGATGAGTATAAGTATTCGGTAAATCCCAAAATATCCACATAAATACATTGGTCTTGATAAGATATTCAGAGAAATGcaactaattttcaaaaatatataagaaCTGTTTAATCGAAGTAATAAATTAGAGATTAGAACACTTCGTAGAACATTACAATGTATTTTCGAGTTTTTGAGAGGATAATTGGGAACATTTCtggtttttttgtaaataatttatattataatcaTAATCATAATCTAATCATAATTTAGTTCTCTTTTAATTATAAATGTGTTATGTTTCAGGTTGGTGGTAAATTTACTTAATTCTGCTCAGTTCTTTAAAATGATTGACCAACGAAGAagtaaaataaccaaaaaagctgtaaaaattgtataatataattaagtgataataaatttatatttataatatgatGAATTTTTTTTCTGTCTATACTTTAGGTTATTCCTATATTTTCatattgaaatttttgaaaaatttagtataaaaataataactttaaaacctcAATATTATGCTTGTGTGGTAATGTAAAACCGTAATGTAATAAAAATACAGTATACTtaccaaatatatttttatgttaatTAAATGCAATACTATTATAACGTATTGCGTATTATAACTGGAAATGAAACCATGTAGTGTAAATTTATCTGTTATACTATATATTATTACTGTTATCAGTGTATTGTGAATGGAAAATGTATTCCAAATAGCTTTTTATTACCTACATatattatacagtgatgagtgtcttaccacccggccaaatagcggaaaggatagaagacatattaagttgtgagatagtacgagataaactatttcttagacgtggctatttgacttcagtcataattatacggatgacctcgaaaatattttattttaataagttctgatgttagaataaatgattgaataaattaagatatattatagtaaaaaacattaattagtagcgattttaaattataaatctttaagtttatttaataatataaataactctactgaaatatttgactaaactataGGTAGGTATGTTCGGTCCGAAAACAATtgttgtatgtggaattggtgtaatagttagagacgtggtctattgacaagaagattggggttcaattcacaccaaggacaaaatttttgttttattcaatcaaaaaataataaaaaatatgatacatattaggtaacaagttttcgaaaaactcattatttacaatttattcttattccaatgttataaaatagaaatacaaaataattcaaattcaattccagttttacaatCTTCAGTTGTAAATGCAAAATAATtcggtgaagactgtttaatgtcaaatccatcactaaattctcggtgttaatatcaatttctctgtacaggtaatgattttcaaaacaattgagaacattggaatggatgcgcgcgaacagctgcctgctttacagctaaccgaatcatcaagccttcagccatcaaataataacatatcgagaagtatttttgcacggtaaacagaaactttttattgaaaaaacaattcgtaaaaatggttttaacggtcgaggaaaaagtgcaaattgttgtctagcatgtgaatggattatcagacaacatgattagtcaacaatttgtaaatatgtttccaactaggccggctccagcacgatcaacaattcagtccattatacgtaattttttttttacttatcgatccgtgttcgctccaagaggagttcgtagacgaagggaggtaaatgaATTTGGAACTAAgagacactttgatttgtgcaagtattcagcaaaatcctacccaatcaacatctcgtctcggagaacaatatgaaatttcaagatttagagtaggtaaa from the Diabrotica undecimpunctata isolate CICGRU chromosome 1, icDiaUnde3, whole genome shotgun sequence genome contains:
- the LOC140431269 gene encoding uncharacterized protein, with product MKAFLGALIFAVLTAYSQAGGYGGYGGGYGYGGGYAGGYAGGYAGGYGGYGGGIGYGGYGGGYGGGYGGGVGIVKVINTGPPPPPILPPPPPPAPVKIIKIVNGGGYGGGYGFGGGYGYGGGYGYGGGIGVGGYGGLPPPPPPPAVKVVRVVTTGGGWNPGWW